A genomic window from Chlorobium phaeobacteroides DSM 266 includes:
- a CDS encoding ABC transporter ATP-binding protein — protein sequence MGISTAEAVGLTAVSKTFGTCKANHNISLSIRKGSIHAIVGENGAGKSTLSKIIYGMYSPSSGELAINGNPVQFTSPRDAINAGIGMVHQHFMLIPTLSVAENIMLGNEQTPLFSFFSLKKAKKRIQQLSELYNIPINSDKPASSISVGEEQRVEIMKLLYRQADIMILDEPTAVLTPQETDGLFSSLRALVGKGKTVILITHKLDEVLDVADMVTVMKKGEVMASVPVPGMTKERLARMMVGRDVLFQPGNPKSTTGKPVLEIKKLGFTTAKGEQKLHELSLKVCSGEVYGIAGVEGNGQQELLAVLWGMQSEHTKLSGEVTLHGLRLSSRSPAQIAAMGVSYIPEDRLKHAVITAYTLSENLIFGRHREKIFRKNIGFNQEKISEYSTRMISEYDIRCDNPLHQSLESLSGGNQQKVVLSRELNRPGISLLVLAQPTRGVDIGAIEMIHKKIIDARQKGMAVLLVSSELEEIVALSTRIGCLYNGSIRREFTEEEVTRGRCCEHDFQKEIGISIT from the coding sequence ATGGGCATCTCTACGGCGGAAGCAGTAGGCCTTACTGCTGTCTCAAAAACATTCGGCACCTGTAAGGCAAACCACAACATTTCGCTCTCCATCCGAAAAGGCTCCATTCACGCCATTGTCGGTGAAAACGGCGCAGGAAAAAGCACACTGTCGAAAATTATCTACGGCATGTACAGCCCTTCATCCGGAGAGCTTGCAATCAATGGAAATCCGGTTCAGTTTACCTCTCCCCGCGATGCCATCAATGCCGGAATCGGCATGGTTCATCAGCATTTCATGTTGATACCAACACTCTCCGTTGCCGAAAACATCATGCTCGGCAACGAGCAAACGCCTCTGTTTTCCTTTTTTTCTCTTAAAAAAGCAAAAAAAAGAATTCAGCAGCTTTCAGAACTTTACAACATCCCCATCAATTCCGATAAACCGGCAAGCTCAATTTCTGTCGGAGAAGAGCAGCGCGTTGAAATCATGAAACTGCTCTACCGACAGGCAGATATCATGATTCTTGATGAACCGACCGCCGTACTTACTCCGCAGGAAACCGACGGGCTTTTTTCATCGCTCCGGGCCCTTGTCGGAAAAGGAAAAACGGTTATCCTCATCACGCACAAACTTGATGAGGTACTTGATGTTGCTGACATGGTCACCGTTATGAAAAAAGGAGAAGTTATGGCCTCCGTCCCGGTGCCCGGGATGACAAAAGAACGACTTGCAAGAATGATGGTTGGACGGGACGTACTGTTTCAGCCAGGCAATCCGAAGTCGACAACAGGAAAACCTGTACTTGAAATAAAAAAACTCGGGTTCACAACGGCAAAGGGCGAACAGAAACTGCATGAACTCAGCTTGAAAGTATGCTCCGGAGAGGTTTATGGCATTGCAGGAGTTGAGGGAAATGGACAACAGGAACTGCTTGCCGTCCTTTGGGGCATGCAGTCGGAACATACGAAACTATCAGGAGAGGTGACCCTGCATGGGCTCAGGCTTTCCTCTCGCTCTCCGGCACAAATCGCAGCAATGGGCGTATCCTATATCCCTGAAGACCGATTGAAACATGCTGTCATTACCGCATATACCCTGTCGGAAAATCTGATCTTCGGCAGGCACCGGGAAAAAATATTCCGAAAAAATATCGGCTTCAATCAAGAAAAAATCTCCGAATACAGCACACGCATGATTTCCGAATACGATATCAGGTGCGACAATCCTCTCCATCAATCCCTTGAATCGCTGTCAGGAGGAAACCAGCAAAAAGTGGTTCTTTCGCGGGAACTGAACCGGCCAGGCATAAGCTTGCTTGTTCTGGCACAACCAACAAGAGGAGTCGATATAGGAGCAATTGAAATGATCCATAAAAAAATTATTGACGCAAGACAAAAGGGAATGGCCGTCTTGCTTGTTTCTTCGGAACTGGAGGAAATCGTCGCGCTCTCGACCCGTATCGGATGCCTCTATAACGGATCTATCCGGCGTGAGTTTACTGAGGAGGAGGTGACGCGGGGAAGATGCTGTGAGCATGATTTCCAGAAAGAGATCGGTATTTCGATCACCTGA
- a CDS encoding zinc-dependent alcohol dehydrogenase: protein MQGDAKAIVFQKANKMKLQSVPYRADQAEDVLVKTIASTITPGHDRLLLTNKPVSHRVLNYPLMPGSESIGQVIATGSGVTDLHPGDFVYTFKGNRWEGIEPYYGCHGEVIPTSRNNLLPLGRQPIHRDLLTGLLGYAISALEKVNINKDSRILIVGLGSVGLMVSEYLYSIGVRHIDAVETFSIRGQLSSAEHIALDIGDFTAEFNDCFDMVIECTGRILMIEKAVRLMKPGATVLLMGNYEVMGYDYRLIQQKEPAIVCSCLTAPEHMQKALAVLENNQFDTEKFFTHVFPVSQFELAYRMALDSKESIKTVISWV from the coding sequence ATGCAGGGTGACGCAAAAGCAATTGTCTTTCAGAAAGCCAATAAAATGAAGTTGCAATCTGTACCATATCGGGCAGATCAAGCAGAGGATGTTCTGGTTAAAACTATTGCAAGCACCATTACTCCGGGACACGACAGGCTTCTTCTCACCAATAAACCGGTATCACACAGAGTCCTTAACTATCCGCTGATGCCAGGAAGCGAATCTATCGGCCAGGTTATTGCAACCGGTTCCGGTGTAACCGATCTTCATCCTGGAGATTTTGTCTATACATTCAAAGGAAACCGGTGGGAGGGAATCGAGCCCTATTACGGCTGCCATGGCGAAGTCATTCCGACATCACGAAATAATCTGCTCCCGCTTGGTCGTCAGCCTATTCACCGGGATCTATTGACCGGGCTGCTTGGCTATGCGATAAGCGCTCTCGAAAAAGTCAACATCAACAAGGATTCAAGGATACTCATTGTCGGTCTCGGATCGGTAGGCCTTATGGTTTCAGAATACCTCTACAGTATTGGCGTCAGGCATATTGATGCCGTTGAAACCTTCAGCATCAGGGGACAACTCTCATCTGCAGAACATATCGCACTTGATATCGGCGACTTTACGGCCGAATTCAACGACTGTTTCGATATGGTGATTGAATGTACGGGACGCATTCTCATGATTGAAAAAGCCGTACGCCTCATGAAACCAGGAGCAACTGTCCTGCTGATGGGCAATTATGAGGTCATGGGGTATGATTATCGCCTGATTCAGCAAAAGGAACCAGCCATCGTCTGTTCCTGCCTCACCGCACCGGAGCACATGCAGAAAGCCCTGGCTGTGCTTGAAAACAATCAGTTCGATACCGAAAAGTTCTTTACCCATGTATTTCCTGTCAGCCAGTTTGAACTCGCCTATCGCATGGCGCTTGACAGCAAGGAGTCCATTAAAACAGTCATAAGCTGGGTATAG
- a CDS encoding phage holin family protein yields MIQILILWLINAVAVYATAHLLGGIHVKSFGAAIIVALILGLVNAIVRPVLVFLSIPFIIVTLGLFLLVINALMLQLSASLVNGFSIDSFWWAVAGSLVISLISWVLGSFLMP; encoded by the coding sequence ATGATACAAATCCTCATTCTTTGGCTTATCAACGCTGTTGCCGTGTATGCCACCGCCCATCTTCTGGGTGGCATTCATGTAAAAAGTTTCGGCGCAGCAATCATTGTGGCACTGATACTCGGACTCGTCAATGCTATTGTAAGGCCGGTACTCGTCTTTTTGTCAATCCCGTTCATCATTGTGACGCTTGGGCTCTTCCTGCTTGTCATCAATGCCCTGATGCTGCAATTATCAGCCTCTCTGGTCAACGGTTTTTCTATTGACAGTTTCTGGTGGGCAGTAGCAGGATCCCTTGTTATCAGCTTGATTTCATGGGTTCTCGGATCTTTTCTGATGCCATAA
- the radA gene encoding DNA repair protein RadA: MSRPATRYQCTQCGAVTLKYQGKCFACQSWGTLQEIIEETPQKKRQSTHAGLPLPEVQHLHDAEPQDFQRTMTGIGELDRVLGGGLMQASAVLVGGEPGIGKSTLMLQLAPRLLPEKVLYISGEESPNQIRERAKRLSIKADNLRLFAEVNLERILSAIEREKPALVIIDSIQTVYSEEYQSSAGTITQIRECAASLIRAAKQQNVILMIIGHITKEGALAGPKTLEHMVDTVLLFEGENHQRHRIVRSVKNRFGPTNEIGVFRMDESGLQEILNPSEFFISGRRTDVPGNSILAALEGSRAVLVEVQALVAKTFYPMPQRIATGFDLKRMSIILAVLEKRLQIATWGQDVFVKIAGGLKLIEPAADLAIAAAIASGLMNRPADPLAVCCGEIGLSGELRAISDSERRIREAAHLGFSRIVLPEANTRELKSSLKKLPITISGCKTLQQALETLGI, translated from the coding sequence ATGTCCCGTCCAGCAACACGGTATCAATGCACGCAATGCGGCGCAGTGACCCTTAAATATCAGGGGAAATGCTTCGCCTGCCAGAGTTGGGGAACACTCCAGGAGATCATAGAGGAAACGCCGCAAAAAAAACGACAATCAACTCACGCCGGTCTGCCACTCCCTGAGGTTCAGCATCTGCATGATGCTGAACCTCAGGACTTTCAACGCACCATGACCGGCATCGGTGAACTCGATCGAGTACTTGGAGGAGGGCTCATGCAGGCATCTGCTGTGCTTGTTGGAGGTGAACCCGGTATAGGCAAATCCACACTGATGCTGCAACTTGCGCCTCGCCTTCTTCCGGAAAAAGTGCTCTATATTTCAGGAGAGGAATCGCCTAACCAGATCCGCGAACGGGCAAAACGCCTCTCCATCAAGGCTGATAATCTTCGCCTCTTTGCCGAGGTTAACCTTGAACGGATTCTCTCGGCCATTGAACGCGAAAAACCGGCACTGGTCATTATCGATTCTATTCAAACCGTCTATTCGGAAGAGTATCAAAGCTCGGCAGGCACCATAACCCAGATCAGGGAGTGCGCTGCATCACTCATCAGGGCTGCCAAACAGCAGAATGTCATTCTCATGATCATTGGCCATATCACCAAGGAGGGCGCACTTGCCGGCCCTAAAACCCTTGAACATATGGTCGATACCGTTCTCCTGTTTGAAGGAGAGAATCACCAGCGCCACAGGATCGTCCGCTCGGTAAAAAACCGGTTCGGACCTACCAATGAGATCGGCGTTTTCCGCATGGATGAATCAGGCCTTCAAGAGATCCTCAACCCCTCCGAGTTTTTTATTTCCGGGAGAAGAACCGATGTTCCGGGCAACTCGATCCTTGCAGCTCTTGAAGGTTCCAGAGCCGTACTGGTAGAAGTACAGGCCCTTGTCGCAAAAACATTCTACCCTATGCCGCAGCGTATCGCCACAGGTTTTGATTTGAAACGGATGTCCATCATTCTTGCCGTTCTTGAAAAAAGGCTGCAGATCGCTACCTGGGGACAGGATGTATTTGTAAAAATTGCCGGTGGCCTGAAACTCATTGAACCGGCAGCCGATCTTGCCATTGCCGCCGCCATTGCATCCGGCCTTATGAACCGCCCGGCTGATCCTTTAGCCGTATGTTGCGGAGAGATCGGCCTTTCGGGCGAACTCAGAGCCATCAGCGACAGTGAACGCCGCATTCGTGAGGCGGCCCATCTCGGATTCAGCAGAATTGTTCTGCCGGAAGCCAATACCCGCGAACTGAAATCCTCCCTGAAAAAACTGCCGATAACCATTTCCGGCTGTAAAACGCTTCAACAGGCTTTGGAAACCCTTGGCATCTGA
- the folD gene encoding bifunctional methylenetetrahydrofolate dehydrogenase/methenyltetrahydrofolate cyclohydrolase FolD: MQIIDGKKISQDLKNELKTDVAHFQASIGKVPGLTVIIVGHDPASQVYVRNKAKSCLEIGMHSTVIEMPHDTPQETLLQAIRELNQDPAVHGILVQQPLPKQIDEFAVTLAIDPSKDVDGFHPENLGRLVMGHLDKCFVSCTPYGILELLDRYNIETKGKHCVVVGRSNIVGKPMANLMMQKLDATNCTVTVCHSATRDIPSFTKQADILIAALGKARFITADMVKPGAVVIDVGINRIEDPSTKSGYRLVGDVDYDGVAALASAITPVPGGVGPMTIAMLLKNTLQSFRRINNL, from the coding sequence ATGCAGATTATTGACGGTAAAAAAATTTCTCAGGATCTGAAAAATGAACTGAAAACCGATGTAGCCCACTTTCAGGCGAGCATCGGAAAAGTTCCCGGCCTGACGGTCATTATTGTTGGACACGACCCCGCCTCACAGGTTTACGTGCGCAACAAGGCTAAAAGCTGCCTTGAAATTGGCATGCACTCAACCGTCATCGAAATGCCGCACGACACCCCGCAGGAGACGCTGCTCCAGGCCATCAGAGAACTGAACCAGGATCCGGCCGTACACGGCATTCTGGTTCAGCAGCCGCTGCCGAAACAGATCGACGAGTTTGCCGTCACCCTTGCCATTGACCCATCCAAAGATGTTGACGGGTTTCATCCGGAAAACCTTGGCCGCCTTGTCATGGGCCATCTTGATAAATGTTTTGTCAGTTGCACTCCGTATGGCATTCTCGAACTGCTTGACCGCTACAACATCGAAACCAAAGGAAAACACTGCGTGGTTGTCGGACGAAGCAATATTGTCGGAAAACCCATGGCAAACCTGATGATGCAGAAACTCGATGCAACCAACTGCACTGTTACCGTCTGCCATTCGGCAACCAGAGATATTCCATCTTTTACAAAACAGGCCGACATTCTCATAGCCGCTCTCGGCAAAGCCCGCTTTATTACGGCAGATATGGTCAAACCCGGCGCAGTGGTGATTGATGTAGGGATCAACCGCATTGAAGATCCTTCAACAAAAAGCGGTTACCGTCTGGTTGGAGATGTTGACTATGATGGAGTTGCGGCACTTGCGTCAGCCATAACACCCGTTCCGGGCGGAGTCGGGCCTATGACCATTGCGATGCTGTTGAAAAACACACTCCAGTCGTTCCGCCGCATCAACAACCTTTAG
- the cobU gene encoding bifunctional adenosylcobinamide kinase/adenosylcobinamide-phosphate guanylyltransferase produces the protein MHRIIYVTGGARSGKSSYALSLALGYANRYFLATAEPFDDEMQERIRKHRLERKEGFTTIEEPLFLDRALSLLPVSADVVLLDCLTVWSGNMMHHLEDDKAIDKCITALLAALPALSCDCIVVSNEVGMGIVPENPLARRFRDIAGIVNQKVAALATDAYLLCSGIPLKLR, from the coding sequence ATGCACAGAATTATTTATGTGACGGGAGGCGCCCGGAGTGGAAAAAGCTCTTATGCGCTGTCGCTTGCCCTTGGTTATGCCAACAGGTATTTTCTGGCAACAGCAGAGCCTTTTGATGACGAGATGCAGGAACGTATCCGGAAGCACCGACTTGAGCGCAAGGAGGGGTTTACAACTATCGAGGAACCTCTTTTTCTTGATCGGGCACTTTCTTTGCTGCCTGTTTCTGCTGATGTGGTGCTTCTCGATTGTCTGACCGTCTGGAGCGGAAACATGATGCATCATTTAGAGGATGACAAGGCAATTGATAAATGCATAACGGCACTGCTTGCAGCGCTGCCCGCGCTCTCATGCGACTGTATTGTCGTTTCTAATGAGGTCGGCATGGGGATCGTTCCTGAAAATCCTTTGGCAAGAAGATTTCGGGATATTGCCGGCATCGTGAACCAGAAGGTTGCCGCTCTTGCAACAGATGCATACCTGCTTTGCAGCGGCATTCCGCTTAAGCTCAGATAA
- the cobT gene encoding nicotinate-nucleotide--dimethylbenzimidazole phosphoribosyltransferase yields the protein MRQKLEELLTAIQSPDRSLAIVAQAHLDDLTKPKGSLGCLEEIALSYVVATGRIKPVLERKKICCFAGDHGVAAEGVSAFPPEVTPQMVYNMLNGGAAINVLARHAGAELSVVDVGVNHDFPDLPGLLRRKVRYGSRNMSLEPAMSENETIHALMVGAELARDAALAGFHLLGTGEMGIANTTPAAALFAVLLDIPVETITGRGTGIDDARLNHKIAVIRKAIKVNEASLSTPLGTLAALGGYEIAAIAGFVLGASVCRVPVVIDGFISTAGAVAAMFLSPAVADYLFFSHLSGEQGHRIVMEKLARKPILDLDLRLGEGTGGALAMRIIEASVNVYNEMQTFSSAGVSGKTEE from the coding sequence ATGCGTCAAAAACTTGAAGAGCTGCTTACCGCAATTCAATCTCCCGATCGATCGCTTGCAATCGTCGCACAGGCTCATCTTGATGATCTTACAAAGCCGAAGGGGAGTCTCGGCTGTCTTGAAGAAATCGCACTCAGTTATGTGGTTGCAACAGGTCGCATAAAGCCCGTGCTCGAGCGGAAAAAAATCTGCTGTTTTGCCGGCGACCATGGTGTTGCTGCTGAGGGCGTTTCAGCTTTTCCTCCAGAAGTGACGCCGCAGATGGTCTATAATATGCTTAACGGCGGAGCGGCCATCAATGTTCTTGCCCGTCATGCCGGAGCCGAGCTTTCAGTGGTTGATGTCGGAGTTAATCATGATTTTCCCGATCTTCCCGGTCTTTTGAGGCGAAAAGTACGTTACGGAAGCAGGAACATGTCGTTAGAGCCGGCAATGAGCGAGAACGAAACGATTCATGCGCTTATGGTCGGTGCCGAACTTGCCAGGGATGCTGCTCTTGCCGGTTTTCATCTGCTCGGTACCGGTGAAATGGGTATAGCCAATACAACGCCAGCGGCAGCACTTTTTGCCGTACTGCTCGATATTCCTGTTGAAACCATTACCGGCAGGGGAACGGGAATTGACGATGCACGCTTGAACCATAAAATAGCCGTTATCCGCAAAGCAATCAAGGTGAACGAAGCATCACTTTCGACTCCGCTTGGAACACTTGCTGCTCTTGGAGGATATGAAATTGCCGCTATTGCAGGTTTTGTTCTCGGGGCTTCAGTCTGCAGGGTTCCGGTTGTTATTGACGGCTTTATTTCAACCGCAGGAGCCGTTGCAGCCATGTTTCTCTCTCCAGCCGTAGCTGATTATCTTTTTTTCAGCCATCTTTCAGGCGAACAGGGTCACCGGATCGTGATGGAGAAACTTGCCCGAAAGCCAATTCTTGATCTCGATCTGCGTCTTGGAGAGGGAACCGGAGGCGCTCTTGCCATGCGGATTATCGAGGCTTCTGTGAACGTGTATAATGAGATGCAGACCTTCAGCTCTGCCGGTGTAAGCGGAAAAACAGAAGAGTAA
- the cobS gene encoding adenosylcobinamide-GDP ribazoletransferase has protein sequence MPRGLVTALRTLSILPVPGRDAERFSDSLYWFPFAGFLLGVLQAALGYTGNTFGWPELSALLVVLGGIALTRGLHADGLADFADGFWGGKTREAALRIMKDPQVGSFGVLALVAVMGMKWVLLLQLLHHDAFNWIVAGIMLSRWIQVPLAVLLPYARKEGGTAASFVEGSKREHLVFATIIMFLLLFSIMGFQPFLALLAGVATLLAGTITGFAANRKLGGVTGDVLGAASELTEVAVWFAGALFFR, from the coding sequence ATGCCTCGCGGTTTGGTTACAGCATTGAGAACGCTCTCGATTCTGCCTGTGCCCGGGCGGGATGCGGAACGTTTCAGTGATTCGCTTTACTGGTTTCCGTTTGCGGGTTTTCTGCTTGGAGTCCTGCAGGCAGCTCTTGGGTATACAGGGAACACCTTCGGATGGCCTGAACTTTCGGCTCTGCTCGTCGTGCTTGGCGGTATTGCGTTGACTCGCGGGCTTCATGCCGATGGGCTTGCCGACTTTGCCGATGGTTTCTGGGGCGGGAAAACCAGAGAAGCCGCCCTCAGAATCATGAAAGATCCTCAAGTCGGTTCATTCGGGGTGCTTGCCCTTGTTGCCGTTATGGGGATGAAGTGGGTACTTCTTCTGCAACTGTTGCATCATGACGCCTTCAACTGGATTGTTGCCGGCATCATGCTCTCCCGGTGGATTCAGGTGCCTCTTGCCGTTCTGCTTCCGTACGCCCGAAAGGAAGGGGGTACTGCGGCATCGTTTGTTGAAGGTTCAAAGCGAGAGCATCTTGTTTTTGCAACCATTATCATGTTTCTGCTGCTTTTTTCGATCATGGGTTTTCAGCCTTTTCTCGCACTTCTGGCGGGAGTAGCCACTCTTCTGGCTGGTACGATTACAGGTTTTGCTGCAAACAGGAAACTCGGCGGGGTTACCGGTGATGTTCTTGGCGCAGCAAGCGAACTGACCGAAGTGGCCGTCTGGTTTGCCGGCGCTCTCTTTTTTCGCTGA
- a CDS encoding OsmC family protein has translation MNNEMIITFGGGKKVNAEYGGFTIHTDQSVRGGGEGSAPEPFALFLASIGTCAGIYVFSFCQNREIPTDGIRIVQSHYPKETGRGIGKIVLTIELPPDFPEKYKEAVINSANLCAVKKHIMDPPEFEVVTMTTEM, from the coding sequence ATGAATAACGAGATGATTATTACTTTTGGCGGTGGCAAAAAAGTCAATGCCGAGTATGGAGGGTTCACCATCCATACTGATCAGTCTGTGCGAGGCGGCGGTGAAGGGTCTGCGCCGGAACCTTTTGCGCTTTTTCTCGCCTCGATCGGCACCTGCGCAGGAATTTATGTTTTTTCGTTTTGTCAGAATCGTGAAATACCTACTGACGGCATCAGAATTGTCCAGTCCCATTACCCTAAAGAGACCGGAAGGGGTATCGGAAAAATTGTGCTGACCATTGAACTGCCGCCCGATTTCCCTGAAAAATACAAGGAAGCGGTCATTAACTCTGCCAATCTCTGTGCGGTTAAAAAACATATCATGGATCCGCCTGAGTTTGAAGTCGTTACGATGACGACAGAGATGTAA
- a CDS encoding SLAC1 anion channel family protein yields the protein MTTEAVHGGQHNKLRNFHITFFAIVLGMAGFTLAIQKAQGLFSPFKATSDILLYVTLGMFVLVSLVYLTKAVTHPDTISHEWNHPIKINFFPLVAKIFLVLSVVYLERNMQISYYMWVTGVVLQLLASIFIISSWITQTHFRIEHMTPGWFIPIVGAIIVPIAGVKHGFVEISWFFFSVGLIFWMALFTIVMYRMVFHASIPERLLPTLFILFAPPAIGFIAYNKLAGGELDSFGRILYYFSLFMFILVLFRLPMLAKIKYYLSWWAYSFPVAAKALATLLMFSLTKDPFFKNLAIFEVGFLVLIIAILLVRTTMAMAKGEICIED from the coding sequence ATGACTACTGAAGCAGTACACGGCGGGCAGCATAACAAGCTCCGAAATTTTCATATAACTTTTTTTGCCATTGTGCTTGGCATGGCTGGTTTTACGCTTGCCATTCAAAAAGCGCAAGGTCTTTTTTCACCCTTTAAAGCAACAAGCGATATTCTCCTCTATGTTACGCTGGGTATGTTCGTTCTGGTAAGTCTGGTTTATCTGACCAAAGCGGTAACTCATCCGGATACTATCAGCCATGAGTGGAATCACCCGATCAAGATTAATTTTTTCCCGCTCGTCGCAAAGATATTTCTTGTTCTGAGCGTTGTTTATCTTGAAAGAAACATGCAGATATCCTACTATATGTGGGTGACCGGAGTGGTGCTTCAGTTGCTTGCATCGATTTTTATTATTTCCAGTTGGATCACCCAGACGCATTTCAGGATTGAACATATGACTCCCGGTTGGTTTATTCCGATAGTCGGTGCTATCATTGTTCCTATTGCTGGCGTGAAACATGGTTTTGTGGAGATTTCCTGGTTCTTTTTTTCCGTTGGCCTTATTTTCTGGATGGCACTGTTTACCATTGTCATGTATCGTATGGTTTTTCATGCCTCGATTCCCGAGCGTCTTCTGCCAACGCTCTTTATTCTTTTTGCTCCTCCGGCCATCGGTTTTATAGCTTACAACAAGCTTGCTGGCGGTGAACTCGACTCTTTTGGACGCATTCTCTACTATTTTTCGCTGTTCATGTTCATCCTTGTGCTCTTCAGACTTCCCATGCTTGCTAAAATAAAATATTACCTCTCATGGTGGGCCTACTCGTTTCCTGTTGCGGCAAAGGCTCTTGCTACGCTTTTGATGTTCAGCCTTACAAAGGATCCGTTTTTTAAAAATCTGGCCATATTCGAGGTTGGTTTTCTTGTGCTGATTATTGCCATTCTTCTGGTACGAACCACTATGGCTATGGCTAAAGGCGAGATTTGTATTGAGGATTGA
- a CDS encoding DUF134 domain-containing protein, whose translation MKHNRAGRPVSCRSIEDLPKFTCFKPDGISLDKLQSVILSVDELEALRLADKLGLYQATAAERMKVSRQTFGRIIESAHRKVAEAIIEGKSICIEGGTVQQICGSDVADVVAPCVCLHCGYEEPHLEGVPCRTHICPECSSPLIRKGRCSSVV comes from the coding sequence ATGAAGCACAATAGAGCAGGCAGGCCGGTGAGCTGCCGTAGTATTGAGGATTTGCCGAAGTTCACCTGTTTCAAACCGGACGGCATATCTCTGGACAAGCTGCAAAGTGTAATTCTGAGCGTTGATGAGCTTGAGGCTCTCCGTCTTGCCGACAAGCTTGGTCTCTACCAGGCGACGGCGGCGGAGAGAATGAAGGTATCGCGTCAAACCTTTGGCCGTATCATTGAATCGGCACACCGAAAGGTAGCCGAAGCCATTATTGAAGGAAAATCAATCTGCATTGAGGGCGGAACGGTTCAGCAGATCTGCGGCAGCGATGTCGCAGATGTTGTCGCTCCCTGTGTCTGTCTGCATTGCGGCTACGAAGAGCCCCATCTGGAGGGCGTGCCGTGCAGAACACATATCTGCCCTGAGTGCAGCTCTCCGCTTATCCGTAAAGGGAGGTGCAGCAGTGTTGTCTGA
- a CDS encoding iron-containing alcohol dehydrogenase, whose translation MPAIHFGAGMFDRLVDFSLPYGRNALLVTGRGSLQRQGYLHSLFNSFSKAGIQYAHIIVDHEPSPELIDHAVSCYRDLSIDVVLAVGGGSVIDAGKAIAAMLPSGDAVERYIEGLPGAVPHNGRKVPFIAVPTTSGTGSEVTNNAVISRTGKNGFKRSLRHSSFVPDVAVVDPLLMCSASRELTASSGMDACTQLLEAYVSPFATPYTDLLAFQGLEYFARSFLSACSDGADDSAVRADMAYAALLSGVVLSNAGLGIVHGFASSVGGEYDIPHGMLCATLLAEATRTNIRELRASRNEYPALKKYAQAGQLFSGRDATDCSEGCNMLIEKLEEWQQQLAIPKLSAYGIGIFDTERLASRTRSKSNPVDLTLQSMQAILAARV comes from the coding sequence ATGCCGGCAATTCATTTTGGCGCCGGTATGTTTGATCGCCTTGTCGATTTTTCCCTTCCTTATGGTCGAAACGCTCTTCTTGTTACCGGCAGAGGTTCGCTGCAACGGCAGGGTTATCTCCACTCTCTTTTTAATTCGTTCAGCAAGGCAGGTATACAGTATGCCCATATCATTGTTGACCATGAGCCATCTCCCGAGCTGATAGATCATGCAGTGTCCTGTTACAGGGATCTTTCGATTGATGTTGTTCTTGCCGTTGGCGGCGGAAGCGTGATCGATGCAGGCAAGGCTATTGCAGCAATGCTTCCCTCTGGTGATGCGGTTGAGCGATATATTGAAGGTTTACCGGGCGCTGTTCCGCACAATGGAAGAAAAGTGCCGTTTATTGCTGTTCCGACCACCTCCGGCACTGGCAGTGAGGTGACCAATAATGCTGTTATCAGCCGAACCGGAAAAAACGGGTTCAAGCGTTCGCTTCGTCACTCATCCTTTGTACCGGATGTTGCCGTTGTTGATCCTTTGTTGATGTGTTCTGCTTCCCGGGAACTTACCGCCTCGTCAGGTATGGATGCCTGCACCCAGCTTCTTGAAGCGTACGTGTCGCCTTTTGCGACGCCGTATACCGATCTTCTTGCCTTTCAGGGGCTTGAATATTTTGCACGATCATTTCTCTCGGCCTGTTCTGACGGTGCCGATGATTCTGCGGTACGTGCCGATATGGCATATGCTGCGCTTCTTTCGGGTGTTGTCCTTTCTAATGCCGGACTTGGTATTGTGCACGGGTTTGCCTCTTCTGTTGGCGGGGAGTACGATATTCCCCATGGAATGCTATGCGCCACCCTGCTTGCCGAAGCGACACGGACAAACATTCGCGAGTTGCGTGCCAGCCGAAACGAATATCCTGCTTTGAAAAAATATGCGCAGGCAGGACAACTGTTTTCAGGCAGAGATGCAACGGATTGTTCTGAAGGGTGCAATATGCTGATTGAAAAGCTTGAGGAGTGGCAGCAGCAGCTTGCAATACCAAAGCTCAGCGCTTATGGAATCGGTATCTTCGACACAGAGCGCCTTGCCTCTCGAACTCGCAGCAAGAGCAACCCTGTTGATCTCACTCTTCAAAGTATGCAAGCTATTCTCGCTGCGAGAGTTTAG